A region from the Xiphias gladius isolate SHS-SW01 ecotype Sanya breed wild chromosome 20, ASM1685928v1, whole genome shotgun sequence genome encodes:
- the ufc1 gene encoding ubiquitin-fold modifier-conjugating enzyme 1 has translation MADEATRKAVSQIPLLKTHAGPRDRALWPQRLKEEYQALIQSVEQNKVGDNDWFRLESNADGTRWTGTCWFIHELLRYEFRLEFDIPVTYPDTAPEVAVPELDGKTAKMYRGGKICLTDHFAPLWARNAPRFGLAHLMALGLGPWLAVEIPDLINKGLVVHKELQREAAE, from the coding sequence ATGGCGGACGAGGCCACGCGCAAGGCCGTTTCGCAGATCCCCCTGCTGAAGACACACGCGGGGCCGCGAGACCGGGCTCTGTGGCCGCAGCGGCTGAAGGAGGAGTACCAGGCGCTGATCCAGTCCGTGGAGCAGAACAAGGTGGGCGACAATGACTGGTTCCGTCTGGAGTCCAACGCGGACGGCACGCGGTGGACCGGCACGTGCTGGTTCATCCACGAGCTGCTGCGCTACGAGTTCCGGCTGGAGTTCGACATCCCAGTGACGTACCCCGACACCGCGCCCGAGGTGGCGGTCCCGGAGCTGGACGGCAAAACCGCCAAGATGTACCGCGGCGGGAAGATCTGCCTGACCGACCATTTCGCACCGCTCTGGGCTCGGAACGCGCCGCGCTTCGGTCTGGCGCACCTCATGGCGCTGGGTCTCGGACCCTGGCTCGCCGTGGAGATCCCCGACCTGATCAACAAGGGGCTCGTGGTCCACAAGGAGCTGCAGCGCGAGGCGGCGGAGTGA
- the fktn gene encoding fukutin isoform X1: MPRVNRTAVLSLLIVSSSVFLLFQLYYYRKYVSKSGPHILSRTGHLTASDVQWQTVKKFLALAHRFRLPVFLADTAALKLLSQDALRQRDRQVREPHCSFLCTGRPITSFALHANMWKYDHGFLVAAEQKGFELLELRGEDPRLASLDTLSGEEIPLHFLFRLHSYIIQVVFLYERSGNYLWHGALHLKANMDRGFAPFKLLDYGRHAGAYDRLELVLTVLDGLDVQVPRNVSHFLSEQKNARFLECRYRDARNFLQLYPDDSSPAAVDFRRKAKSLLHLAARTLGHLDVPFWLSSGTCLGWFRQCSIISYSRDVDIGIFIIDFRADIIAAFREAGLSLKHKFGKVEDSLELSFLGGDVKLDVFFFYEDGDVVWNGGTQAKSGRKFKYVFPRFSLCWAELLELKVRVPCQTLDYVTANYGASWSIPVRSWDWKSSPSNVQENGAWPPSEWAELIQVY; this comes from the exons ATGCCTCGTGTGAACCGGACAGCCGTTTTATCACTGCTGATCGTCAGCAGCTCCGTGTTCCTGCTGTTCCAGTTGTATTACTACCGGAAGTACGTCAGCAAG TCTGGTCCTCACATCCTGAGCCGAACAGGTCACCTGACCGCCAGCGACGTCCAATGG CAGACGGTGAAAAAGTTCCTGGCATTAGCCCATCGTTTCAGGCTACCAGTGTTTCTCGCCGACACCGCAGCGCTCAAGTTGCTCTCCCAGGATGCTTTGCGGCAGCGCGACCGGCAGGTGCGCGAGCCGCACTGCAGCTTCCTGTGCACCGGCCGGCCAATCACGTCGTTCGCactgcatgctaacatgtggAAGTACGAT caTGGCTTCCTAGTGGCTGCTGAGCAGAAAGGCTttgagctgctggagctgcGAGGAGAGGACCCACGATTGGCCAGTCTGGACACCCTATCAGGAGAGGAGATCCCCCTGCACTTTCTGTTCCGCCTCCACAGTTACATCATCCAG GTGGTGTTCCTGTACGAGCGTAGTGGGAACTACCTGTGGCACGGAGCATTACATCTCAAAGCAAACATGGACCGAGGGTTCGCTCCATTCAAACTTCTCGACTATGGACGCCACGCCGGAGCTTATGACAG GCTGGAGCTAGTCCTGACTGTCCTGGATGGCCTCGACGTTCAAGTACCACGCAACGTCTCGCACTTTCTGTCCGAGCAGAAAAACGCTCGCTTCCTGGAGTGCCGTTACCGCGACGCCCGCAACTTCCTGCAG CTCTACCCTGACGACTCGTCTCCAGCAGCGGTGGATTTTCGCAGGAAAGCAAAGTCATTGCTTCATTTAGCTGCTCGAACACTCGGCCACCTCGACGTCCCCTTCTGGCTCAGCAGCGGCACCTGTCTGG GCTGGTTCAGGCAGTGCAGTATTATTTCGTACAGTCGTGATGTCGATATTGGGATCTTTATCATAGACTTCAGGGCAGACATCATCGCAGCATTCAGAGAGGCCGGCCTTTCACTCAAGCACAAGTTCGGGAAG GTGGAGGACAGTCTAGAGCTGTCCTTCCTGGGTGGGGACGTCAAACTGgacgttttctttttctacgAAGACGGAGACGTCGTCTGGAACGGAGGGACGCAGGCGAAGAGCGGCAGGAAGTTCAA GTACGTCTTCCCTCGCTTCTCGCTCTGCTGGGCGGAGCTTCTCGAGCTGAAAGTTCGCGTTCCGTGCCAAACACTCGACTACGTGACGGCGAATTACGGCGCCTCCTGGAGCATCCCTGTGAGGAGCTGGGACTGGAAGTCGTCACCGAGCAACGTGCAGGAAAACGGGGCATGGCCTCCGTCGGAGTGGGCGGAGCTCATCCAAGTTTACTGA
- the fktn gene encoding fukutin isoform X2, with protein sequence MPRVNRTAVLSLLIVSSSVFLLFQLYYYRKYVSKSGPHILSRTGHLTASDVQWQTVKKFLALAHRFRLPVFLADTAALKLLSQDALRQRDRQVREPHCSFLCTGRPITSFALHANMWKYDHGFLVAAEQKGFELLELRGEDPRLASLDTLSGEEIPLHFLFRLHSYIIQVVFLYERSGNYLWHGALHLKANMDRGFAPFKLLDYGRHAGAYDRLELVLTVLDGLDVQVPRNVSHFLSEQKNARFLECRYRDARNFLQLYPDDSSPAAVDFRRKAKSLLHLAARTLGHLDVPFWLSSGTCLGWFRQCSIISYSRDVDIGIFIIDFRADIIAAFREAGLSLKHKFGKVEDSLELSFLGGDVKLDVFFFYEDGDVVWNGGTQAKSGRKFK encoded by the exons ATGCCTCGTGTGAACCGGACAGCCGTTTTATCACTGCTGATCGTCAGCAGCTCCGTGTTCCTGCTGTTCCAGTTGTATTACTACCGGAAGTACGTCAGCAAG TCTGGTCCTCACATCCTGAGCCGAACAGGTCACCTGACCGCCAGCGACGTCCAATGG CAGACGGTGAAAAAGTTCCTGGCATTAGCCCATCGTTTCAGGCTACCAGTGTTTCTCGCCGACACCGCAGCGCTCAAGTTGCTCTCCCAGGATGCTTTGCGGCAGCGCGACCGGCAGGTGCGCGAGCCGCACTGCAGCTTCCTGTGCACCGGCCGGCCAATCACGTCGTTCGCactgcatgctaacatgtggAAGTACGAT caTGGCTTCCTAGTGGCTGCTGAGCAGAAAGGCTttgagctgctggagctgcGAGGAGAGGACCCACGATTGGCCAGTCTGGACACCCTATCAGGAGAGGAGATCCCCCTGCACTTTCTGTTCCGCCTCCACAGTTACATCATCCAG GTGGTGTTCCTGTACGAGCGTAGTGGGAACTACCTGTGGCACGGAGCATTACATCTCAAAGCAAACATGGACCGAGGGTTCGCTCCATTCAAACTTCTCGACTATGGACGCCACGCCGGAGCTTATGACAG GCTGGAGCTAGTCCTGACTGTCCTGGATGGCCTCGACGTTCAAGTACCACGCAACGTCTCGCACTTTCTGTCCGAGCAGAAAAACGCTCGCTTCCTGGAGTGCCGTTACCGCGACGCCCGCAACTTCCTGCAG CTCTACCCTGACGACTCGTCTCCAGCAGCGGTGGATTTTCGCAGGAAAGCAAAGTCATTGCTTCATTTAGCTGCTCGAACACTCGGCCACCTCGACGTCCCCTTCTGGCTCAGCAGCGGCACCTGTCTGG GCTGGTTCAGGCAGTGCAGTATTATTTCGTACAGTCGTGATGTCGATATTGGGATCTTTATCATAGACTTCAGGGCAGACATCATCGCAGCATTCAGAGAGGCCGGCCTTTCACTCAAGCACAAGTTCGGGAAG GTGGAGGACAGTCTAGAGCTGTCCTTCCTGGGTGGGGACGTCAAACTGgacgttttctttttctacgAAGACGGAGACGTCGTCTGGAACGGAGGGACGCAGGCGAAGAGCGGCAGGAAGTTCAAGtaa